The window taagtcgacctaacttacatcagcatacagctgctgtagtaattacattgcttgtgcgtGTTTGCTCTTTATTCCCTGTGTCGGCGGTGCgagtcctcaccaggagcacttgtatcgaTTGTACAGTCAGCGTGGGGCGTTGTGGAAGGGctgctgaaagccagtaacagtcgacaTAAGCAACGCGGTGTCTACCCTGATGCTGCGTCGACCCAACTACATCAACCTTGATTTGACGCTGCTCGCAgaagtggagttattaagtcggcgTAGCAGTGCAGGTGTGCTGGTGGGAGTGAAATTTAAGGGTGAACActtccatagttaggttgacataagctgtcttgggttgacctaactctgcagtGCAGACCAGACCTCAGACCCTGTGGTATTACTACTGCAAGCTGTGATATTTTAGGCTGTTACTGTAATATGTCGCAGAGTTGTTTTTGCAGCCACTGGTCAGCAATTTGATGCTGAGTTCGTTGTTTCCAGACATCACCGTTATAAATAAACGAGCTTTATAAGAAATAAAGTTAAATATTCTGTAAGAATTAAGTTTAATGCTGATTTAGGATTATTACTGTCTGAGAGTATATCTGTTCCCTGGTGTATTACCAACGTCACATAGAATCTGGTCTTTAAAAGCTCTGGTCCAGATTTGCCTCTGATATAAATAGGCACAATTCAGAGGACTTGCACCTGGTTACACTTGCAGTTATATTGGTTATTGGTTTGGGAAGCAGAAATGCTATTACAAGAATAGATGCAGATGCTTGGACTGTACATGATGTTGCTTCCGGTTGCTCAGTGCGGCCCAGAGGATCTGTCTGTTACAGAGATATTTAGCCTGCAAGCTATAGCTTTCTGATGGTTTAACTTTCCGGCACTTTGTGGAATCTAGATGTTGATCTGTGGATTGGCTCTGTGAATATTGCAGGAGACCACCAACATAACTTACAGATGCATGGAGTTGAACCTCTCTGGAGTTCCAGATGAAATCCCACCTTCCACCCAGAACTTGGATCTGAGTTTCAACCCACTGGAGTCACTGACCTCAaattatttctcagcagttcctgcACTGAGGTTTCTGGACCTCACTAGGTATGGAACCTTTCACATTGATGTTGTCCTACTGGATGCAGACAGGGCTTTTGATTCACATTGATTGATCCTGTTTCCGACTCACCAGTGCACTGACATAGGGAAAGGCACTGTTATTTTTGCTCTTGTGTCTGTGTGGCTCAAAGGGTGGTTCTGGCTAAAAAGAGTTCTAATCCTGCACCATAATTGAGGCTCATGCCCAGTGCTATCACAATGATGCTGTTCTAAGGTGCAGCTCCTGCACTTCATTTCACTGGTGTGTGCCCAGGCAGAAGCTCTGAAAAGTTGATTGTGCAGAGGGTAGCACCTTCTTACTAAAAGGATCTGCTCCCTGGGTGCGTTCTGCTTTACTACTTCTGTTAGACTGTCAGAGACAACTCCGCTAAGAGACAATGGGCTGGAGTCCATTTCTTCTCGTGCATCAGCAGCAGAGTTGTTTCCTGAGTTCCAGTCAGCGACCCCTTGTTTTGACAGCACATGGGCAGTAAAGCAGTTGCACGGGCGTCACTGAGGACATAATCTGGAGGCGATGGGGTGTCACAGAAGTAAGTGAAGCCCATATTTGTCTTACACAACCTGCATTATGTTGTGCACAAGATAGATAGTACCCAGTGCAAGTTTCATGTGGCGTTTGGTGGGCTGCAGGTGAAGAAATAGGCATCTTTTTAGTGGTAAATAGGGCATGTTTGAGCCTGGAGATCACCTAGAGACAGTAAATGTGGAGACCCAGTGACACCACTCCTACAGAGCTGAACTGCACTTTAAAGATTCAGTGGGAGTGGTgaattatattaataataataatgatttctATTATTTACATAAAGGCATTGGTACCTGTGGCACTCTCCAGACACATCACAAGAaaagctccccaccccacagagctTGCGCGGTAATTAAGACCATGTACTTACTGGCACATCTCCGCTGATGATGGAATTCTCTCCAGCTccgatggcccatttcagacccTACACCCGCTAGAGGCTCACATGAGATCTGAGCTGTAGTTTTAAGTGCTGCCTTTGGCCTCACAtgagggagggtggtgaagcactggaatgcgttccctagggaggtggtggagtctccttccttggaggtttttaatgcccggcttgacaaagccctggctgggatgatttagttgggaattggtcctgctttgagcagggggttggactagatgacctcttgaggtcccttccaaccctgatattctatgattctatgataccggTTCTGGGATTAACTCCGCTCTGAGCATAAGAGAAATCCGACACCGGGGCTGAGCAATTGCTGAATGCTGCTGTGCTTGTCGAGGATATTCCCTTTTAAGTTCAGATAGCTGCTTACGGGGCCTgtccacaggtgctggaactaggggtgctggggggtttaaatagggtttacagtttggttcaatggctctcagcactcccactacaAAAAATTGTTCCTGTGCCCGTCTCCCTCCAGCCCAATGAGTTGTTTCAGGGCTGATCTACGCTGATAACATACCTGGGCATTGCTACGTCTCTCAGGGGAGTGGAAAATCCACCCCTCTGCGAAACAGAAATGCCAGCTGACCCCCGGGGTAGGTCAacggaaaaattcttccatcagcccaGGGCTTCTCTCCTCTTGAGCTCGCCTGCAGCACAGGCGCGTCAATGCAGCAGTTCAAGTGTAGACACTGTCTgtgccaatgggaggggttctcccgtcGGCGTAattaatccacttccccaagaggcggtagctatgtcaacgggagaattcttccatcgacctaccgCTGTCTGAGGTCAGCTGAACTACGGCGCTCGGGGGTGGATGGTtcccacccctgagtgacgtagctggGTCAGTCCAATGTAGACCAGTCCATAGCTACTGCCACCCGGTGAGGCGTATGAACTACAGCGACAGGAAAACCCCTCCCGtttgtagtgagtgtctacactggagcgcaggagcattttaagtatagaccgaGCCGCAGCATGAAGGTTTTGAGGTTCAGGGTAGAACGCTGTATCCCTGCACGCGAATCCCTCACTAACTCTCATTGCCTAGAGGAGCAGTCGGCCTTTCCTTCCTCTCCGGATGTTAGGAGCTGAAGCTGTGTTCCAAGTTGTTCTAGGGAAAGTTTCCTttaggcagtgttgcctagtggatggagcaTTAGACGAGATcagggttctatttccagctttgccactggcctgctgggagaccaaaggcaagtcatgtcaccgctttgtgcctcagtttccccatctgtaaaatggaggtaatgatactgtcctcctttgtaaagtgctttgagatagaTCTATGGATGTAAAACACTATAGGAGAGCAAGATAGTATTATTATTGTAGAATGGGTATCCAACATGGGGTTTGAACCCCACTAGACCTTAGACATTCAGGGTGAGGTTCCCTAGGGGAGGTTCGCATGTAACCCATACTAGGAGTATGTGGGTTATTTTCCACATTTCATGCCTGAATCACGTAAGAGGTTTATGAGTCTGCTACGGCTTCCCGCTGTGGTGTTTTTAGTCTGTTCGTTTAAGTGATAGAGGATCATGCTTTTAGCACTGAAGgttctgggttcaaatcctgcagACTGCCCCAAGCAGATCCAGCCACATACAACATTCCGCACCATGATGTAGATTTAGGGTCTTCCCATGGCTTGTTGGTAACTCTGCGGCACTCTTCTGAGTTTAAGGTTTCCTTTCCTTCCAGAAACGAAGGTTGAGATTGTCAGAGCTGCCTGAGGAAAGTGAGTCAAGCTCCCATGAAAATGAAATGGAATGAAGTACCCAGATCGCCTAGGTGCCTTGTAGAAGCTCAGCCTCTGTTTTAAAGCCTTTTGGTGGTGATGAAACCCTGGAATGTCAATGGGTGCTTTTGATTAGGACTGAGAGGCGGTAAAGGAAGCCTGCACTCTGCCTCACCGTAGACAGCTCTGTAAATCCCTTGCTTTCAAATTTAATTCCAGATTTAGGCAGGGCAGAAGAGATGTGAGAGACGTCTTCTCTGTGTCAGCATTCATTTCCTTTCTGCTAAGCTGATTTCTTTCTGCCTGGTTGGGCAGGTCTGCATCTCTGGGCGATAATGTTGTGTTCACACATAGATCTGGTGTGATAATATTGCCCTGGGTTTGATAAGGTTGTGTCTGCAAAGCTGCCTAGCTTGGTAATGCTCCTGCACCTGGCATAATGACACGGCGTCTGCACCCAGCGCAGTAACGCAGTACCCATGTGCATGTGACAGAAGTGATAATGCTTCATGTATATTGTTCTCTTTTCTTGCGTAACAGATGTCACATCCAGACAATTGAAGACTATGCTTTTGAGGATCTTCCTAACTTGCTCACCTTGATTCTGACTGCAAATCCCCTCTGGCACCTGGGACCAAAAGCCTTCTATAGTTTGACATCCCTGCAGAAGCTGGTAGCTGTGGAAGACAACATATCCTCGCTAGCTGACCTGCCCATTGGACATTTACATACTCTGCAGGAGCTGAATGTGGCCACGAACAATGTAGACTCTTTGAAGCTCCCCAAATATTTCTCCAACCTGACGTTTCTCCGATTCCTGAGCCTTCAATCGAACAAGATCTCATCTATCTCCATAGGAGACCTGGATGTTTTGCAAGGAGAGAAGGGGCTCAACCTAACATTAGTGCTGTCTAGCAATGATATAAAATATATTCAGCCAGGCTCCTTTGAGGGGATTCATCTTCATGAGCTGTCTCTGAGGGCTTGTTTTGAGAACACCAATGTTATGAAGGCTTGCATCCAAGGCCTTGCTGGCTTACAGGTCCACAGACTAGTGCTTGGAGAGTTCAGGAACATTCAGAGAGTGGAGGACTTCAGTAATGGGCTCCTGGATGGACTGTGTCTGGTGCAGCTGCAGGAgtttgtgttcatttgcttcAAGAGGTTTAATAATGGCACAGACACTCTCTTCGACTGCCTGGTCAACACCTCCACTGTTCGGCTGGTGGATCTCTACCTCGACCAGGTGTCAGCAGTCCCGACTGCCTCCAGAATACACCAGCTGGAATGCAAGACCTGCAAGTTCAGTGAGGTGCCTGCCCTGAAGCTGTCCTCCTTCAAAGAGCTGAGACTGCTTCGGATCACCAAGAGCAAATACCTCACTGGCTTCCAGCAGAAATTTGTGGATCTGGATAACCTGGAGATCCTGGATCTGAGTGAGAACCGGCTCAGCTTCATCAAATGCTGCTCCTTTCACCTGGGTGGGACTCCAAAGTTGAAGCACTTGAACTTGAGCTTCAACTCCATAATCAGCGTATCCGAAGGCTTGCCGCTCCATGAGCTGGTATCTCTGGACTTTCAGCACTCAAAGCTGGATAATCTTGGCACTGTCCCTGTCTTCATCTCCCTTGGGAAACTCATCTACCTTGATATTTCCTACACCAACACTCACGTCGAGTCCCAGTATGTGTTCTGTGGCTTAGCGTCCCTGCAAGTGCTCAAGATGGCCGGCAACTCCTTTAAGGACAACAACCTGGGCGACAGCTTCAAGAACCTGACCCAGCTGCTCACCCTGGATGTTTCCAGCTGTAAAGTGATACAGGTGTCTCTGAGCACATTTTCTTCCCTTGGTAAATTGCAGACGCTAAACATCAGTCACAACAAGTTGCTGACTTTTGACCACCCAGCCTACAAGCCTCTCCAGGCCCTCACTGTCCTGGACTTTAGCAGCAACCAGCTGACTGTCTTGACAGAAAACGCTCAGGAGAGCCTGCCGAGCAGCTTGGTCCACCTGGACCTCTCTTACAACCTGTTCGTCTGCTCCTGCAACCACCTGAGTTTCCTGAAGTGGGCCCAGGAGCACGGGGAGCTTCTCCGGAGCACCGAGCTGATGGTCTGCATCAGCCCTGAGCATCTGAAGAATGCGAGTGTGCTGAACTTTGACCTCTCCTCCTGCCAACTCAGTGCCGTTCTGGTGGCCGTCTATGTGGGCACGGCCCTCGCCGGAGCTGTGTTCTTGTTCCTCATTTACAAATACTACTTCAACCTGTACTACGGGCTGGTGCTGCTCAGCGGGTGCAGGCGGTACGCGGACAGGGGCGACACCTACGACGCCTTTGTCATCCACTCCAGCAAGGACATTGAGTGGGTGAGAAAGGAGCTGGTTGAGACCTTGGAGCGGGGAGTGCCCCCCTTCCACCTCTGCCTCCACTACCGGGACTTCACGCCAGGGGTGCCCATCGCCTCCAACATCATCCACGAAGGCTTCCTGAGCAGCAGGAAAGTCATCGCCGTCATCTCCAACCACTTCATGGAGAGCAAGTGGTGCAGCTTTGAGTTTGAGATCGCCCAGTCCTGGCAGTTCATGGAGGGCAGAGCTGGCATCATCCTGATTGTCCTGGAGGAAGTGGATAAGGTGCTGCTGAGGCGTAAGCTGGGGCTGTCCCGCTACCTGAAGAGGAACACCTACCTCGAGTGGAAGGACAGGGAAATAAGCAGGCACCTCTTCTGGAGGCAGCTGAGAACGGCCTTGCTAGATGGCAAAACAGAACCAGGAAGGGGGGGAAACTAATGGGAACCAACGATGATGGTGCGTCCCCGTTCCTTGCTCTCTCTGCCTGGCCCTGACTGAAAGCTGGGATTGAGGAGCTGGGTCTCCAGGAGTTGTTTCCTTTGGAGCTGGAGGAATTTAATTCTCCTGAAGTACGAGAGTGGGGAACCAGCGAAACCCTAGGCCAGGGGTGGACAAacgttttggcccaagggccacatctgggtatggaaattgtatggtgggccatgaatgcccatgaaattgggggttggggtgtggctgggggtgagggctctggctggaggatgtgggttctggggtggtgccagaaatgagttcagggtgcaggaaggggctctgggctggggcaggagtgcggGTGTGGAGgtgagctctggggtgcaggagggtgggacggaggggttcagagggcgagaggaggatcagggatggggaaggggttggggcacgggagagggtcaggggtgcaggctccgggcggcactTAACTCAAgcaactcctggaagcagcagcatgtcccccctttgGTTCCTacgcggaggcgcggccaggcagctctgcgtgctgcctcgtccgcaggcgccgcccctgctgctcccattcaCCCAgtttgctggccaatgggagctgcgggggtggtgcttggggcaggggcagcgtgtggagacccctggctgcccctacgcataggaacTAGAGGGGGgatgtgctgctgcttctgggagcctcgtggagcaagcccccgaccctgctctccggcaggagctcgagggctggattcaaacatctgaagggccggatgcagcccccaggccgtagtttgccctcccctgctctaggCCCTTTGTTCAGCAGCCTCCTCTAAGGGAGAGCTTGCGAACTAAGGTGTCAGGTGCAGCTGGGATGCTTCCACATGGACAGGCTGGCCTGACGGCCATCTGTGGCTGCAGCCGTTCCAAGCTGGTCTGGCCTTGGGATGAGAGGCAACAACACGGAGGTAGTGCTTTCATAAGGGGGCGCTCTTGCCTGGGACTCAGTCCTGAGCCACTGTCCACTCACAGTGTTACGGGCAGGGGGCAAATATGCTCTTTTGAGGTATTGGCCCTGATCCCCCAAGAGTGGCAGCTGCAGAGTGTTGGTGGTAGCTCTCCGGTCCAAGCCACCTGGCCCCAGCAGAAGGTAGGGCCTCAGGGGGGCTGCTCTTACTTCCACCGCTGGCGTAACGGGCCTTACCCCAGTGGAAGATCAGAAATAACAGATCTCTGATCTACCTGGTCTTGATACACCCTCTCCTCCCCGGTATGCTGGGGCAGCGGAGGTGTGACTGGGACAGGAAGTGAGCTCTCTGCCATCGATGTCACTGCTCAGCCCAGTTCTGAATTTGGCTTTGGGAACCAGACACATCGATGTAGGAATCACTGTCCAGCGTTCCACTGTTCAGTTATACGGGGTGGATCCTTGTTCGGGAAGTTTTGCCTTTCGTTCAGCGGGAGCGACTTTGACCTTTAGTATAATGCTGTAGCGGAGCCTAGGCCTGTAACAAATGAGAGAAAGAGGAGAGGTGCATAGCTGAATGCAATGGAGAACTGTTGGGAGAATTAGGGGCCAGCAAAACATTCAGCCCCCTGCTTGACTAGGTATGATGGTGGAGCTCTTGGGAGATGTGTTACACAATGGGATCTTGCTCGTTGTACAGCTGGATGGAAGGCTTTGGGTGTGAATCTGAGAGTCAGTCCAGTTTGACTATGGTGTAACCCTGCTGAAATCTGTGACGGTATCCCAGCATACACTTGGTGGGGTCCTGTGAGCAATCAGGTCTACCATTTAGTCAAAATgatggcctgattctgatcttcctCAGGTGGAAATCAAAAGGAATATTCCTGCTGAAGCCAGCTGTGAGGGAGATCAGACTCAAGTCTTATATTTGCAGAAGCCTGCTCCCAGGGAGGACCCAGTCTCAGTGGGTGGCTTGTGCCGGCATAAGCCCAATTCACTTTACCTCCCAATGTGCAGTATCACTACTCACTGGTGACACAGTCACCTCTCTAGTGTCTTTGCGTTTCAAGAGAGGAACTGTGTGCAAAAGACGCTAATAAAACTGGACTCACGCTGCATTTGCATCCTGCAGTGAGTTTGTCTCCATTTTGCATTTGCTAAGTACTGTTGCAGTCATTTCCAGAGTGCTGTGTCTCTTACTTCAGGCATGACCAACCATCCGGGAGCACTGCGCCTTGTCAAACAAACCCTGTCTCCTCGCCGTGGGGGAAAGGCACGGGAAGCCAGAGGAAGGATTTCAAGGTGCAGTGATCAAGGGCATTTCTCAAGGTTTCTTGGTTCAAGGCTAAAGAAAAGCGCAGAGGACAAAGTAAATATAAGTCTGGTTTTCAGCAGCTACAATTTAAATTAGAAAATGAAAGGGGACAAATCAAATGGCGTGGGAGTTACTGCTCCTGAATTGAACGGCACTGAAGCTGCAGGTCTCCCTATGTCTCTTCTACAAACAATTCACAGGGTAACTGTATTGCAGGTACAAATCACAGTGTCCTATGATTCTTGATTATAATTATAATGATGGGTTTCGGAAAGCCGGCAAGTGGTCCAGGGAATGATAATAAGGGTGTAGGACAGACGTGTTGTTTCGACGGTGAGCATTTGTTGGATATCGAGCCAAGTTAGGCAGAATAGTTGCTGGGGGTGTGCTTGTCAGAACCTCCCAGATCCACAATTTAAAGGCAGGCCAGTTGACTGCCACTCCCCTCCGCTCCAGACACGCGGCATCGCCCACACAGACTCAGCTATGGACGTGGCCCTAGGATA is drawn from Chrysemys picta bellii isolate R12L10 chromosome 18, ASM1138683v2, whole genome shotgun sequence and contains these coding sequences:
- the TLR4 gene encoding toll-like receptor 4, whose product is MFGREALSFSTCFVQSLATLFLSQLMASSLNPCVEETTNITYRCMELNLSGVPDEIPPSTQNLDLSFNPLESLTSNYFSAVPALRFLDLTRCHIQTIEDYAFEDLPNLLTLILTANPLWHLGPKAFYSLTSLQKLVAVEDNISSLADLPIGHLHTLQELNVATNNVDSLKLPKYFSNLTFLRFLSLQSNKISSISIGDLDVLQGEKGLNLTLVLSSNDIKYIQPGSFEGIHLHELSLRACFENTNVMKACIQGLAGLQVHRLVLGEFRNIQRVEDFSNGLLDGLCLVQLQEFVFICFKRFNNGTDTLFDCLVNTSTVRLVDLYLDQVSAVPTASRIHQLECKTCKFSEVPALKLSSFKELRLLRITKSKYLTGFQQKFVDLDNLEILDLSENRLSFIKCCSFHLGGTPKLKHLNLSFNSIISVSEGLPLHELVSLDFQHSKLDNLGTVPVFISLGKLIYLDISYTNTHVESQYVFCGLASLQVLKMAGNSFKDNNLGDSFKNLTQLLTLDVSSCKVIQVSLSTFSSLGKLQTLNISHNKLLTFDHPAYKPLQALTVLDFSSNQLTVLTENAQESLPSSLVHLDLSYNLFVCSCNHLSFLKWAQEHGELLRSTELMVCISPEHLKNASVLNFDLSSCQLSAVLVAVYVGTALAGAVFLFLIYKYYFNLYYGLVLLSGCRRYADRGDTYDAFVIHSSKDIEWVRKELVETLERGVPPFHLCLHYRDFTPGVPIASNIIHEGFLSSRKVIAVISNHFMESKWCSFEFEIAQSWQFMEGRAGIILIVLEEVDKVLLRRKLGLSRYLKRNTYLEWKDREISRHLFWRQLRTALLDGKTEPGRGGN